The following proteins come from a genomic window of Neptunomonas concharum:
- the metH gene encoding methionine synthase has product MAQTLAQQLKTALKQRIMILDGGMGTMIQGYGLEEADYRGERFANWHCDVKGNNDLLVLSQPDIIKAIHREYLDAGADILETNTFNATTIAMADYEMESLSREINVAAARLAREVCDTVTAETPDRPRYVAGVLGPTNRTCSISPDVNDPGFRNVTFDALVKAYYESTDGLVEGGADIILIETIFDTLNAKAAIYAVEQYFDDKGIRLPVMLSGTITDASGRTLSGQTTEAFWNSVRHADPISIGLNCALGPKELRQYIEELSRIAQCHVSAHPNAGLPNAFGEYDESPEEMAKEISEWAASGFLNIVGGCCGTTPDHIRVIREAVEQHAPRTIPELPVEARLAGLEPMNIGADTLFVNVGERTNVTGSAIFKRLIKEGDYETALDVARQQVENGAQIIDINMDEGMLDAEAAMVRFLNLIASEPDISRVPIMIDSSKWEVLEAGLKCIQGKGVVNSISMKEGVEKFKEQAKLVRRYGAAVIVMAFDEVGQADTCARKIEICEKSYRILVDEVGFPPEDIIFDPNIFAVATGIEEHNNYAVDFIEATGWIKKNLPYAKISGGVSNVSFSFRGNNPVREAIHCVFLYHAIQQGMDMGIVNAGQLAIYDDLPEELRELVEDVVQNRRDDATERLLEVAEKYRGDGSAQEAPEAQEWRSWEVNRRLAHALVKGITEFIDDDVEEARQTFERPIQVIEGPLMDGMGIVGDLFGSGKMFLPQVVKSARVMKKAVAYLMPFIEAEKTGNESSSAGKVVMATVKGDVHDIGKNIVGVVLQCNNFEIIDLGVMVSAEKILTTAREENADLIGLSGLITPSLDEMVHVAKEMERQGFNIPLMIGGATTSKAHTAVKIDPAYKRDQVVHVTNASRAVGVASTLLSKERKANYVKEIQDEYKAVRERHLARQNEKRRVSLDAARANKYQIDWDNYTPPAPKQLGIHVIDDLDLNILRDYIDWSPFFHSWELAGRYPRILTDEVIGEEATKLFADAQVMLDDLINNKKLKAKAVYGLFPANSVRDDDIELYTDDTRSEVLMTLHHLRQQTEKIAGKAHMCLTDFIAPKSSGKADYYGAFAVTAGIGVDELVAVYDADHDDYHSIMVKALADRLAEAFAEYLHAVVRKETWGYAADETLDNEALIREKYQGIRPAPGYPACPDHTEKGLLWKLLDVENRVGITITESYAMLPTAAVSGWYFSHPESQYFGVAKISEDQVESYAKRTGMEMQVAERWLAPNLGYEPEEG; this is encoded by the coding sequence ATGGCACAGACACTCGCACAGCAACTAAAGACAGCGCTGAAACAACGCATCATGATCCTTGATGGCGGCATGGGGACAATGATTCAGGGCTATGGTCTTGAAGAGGCAGACTACCGAGGCGAGCGTTTTGCAAATTGGCATTGCGATGTTAAGGGTAACAACGACCTGCTGGTGCTATCACAGCCTGACATCATTAAAGCAATCCATCGGGAATATCTTGATGCGGGCGCAGATATTCTCGAAACCAATACCTTTAATGCCACCACCATTGCCATGGCTGATTACGAGATGGAATCTCTCAGCCGCGAAATCAACGTGGCCGCTGCACGACTCGCCCGCGAGGTGTGTGATACCGTCACTGCCGAAACGCCTGATCGCCCCCGCTATGTCGCAGGCGTGCTTGGTCCAACTAACCGCACCTGCTCCATCTCACCAGATGTAAATGACCCTGGATTTCGTAACGTCACCTTTGATGCTCTCGTTAAAGCCTACTACGAATCTACCGATGGTTTAGTTGAAGGCGGCGCAGACATCATTCTGATCGAAACCATTTTCGACACACTGAATGCCAAAGCTGCTATTTATGCAGTTGAGCAATACTTTGATGACAAAGGCATCCGATTACCCGTTATGCTGTCAGGCACCATTACTGATGCCTCAGGCCGTACCTTGTCAGGCCAAACCACAGAAGCCTTTTGGAATTCGGTACGTCACGCCGACCCCATATCTATCGGCTTGAACTGTGCTTTAGGCCCTAAAGAACTACGCCAATACATAGAAGAGCTGTCCCGTATTGCTCAGTGCCATGTTTCAGCGCATCCAAACGCCGGTTTACCGAATGCCTTTGGTGAGTATGACGAGTCACCTGAAGAGATGGCCAAAGAGATCAGCGAGTGGGCGGCATCTGGATTTTTAAATATAGTCGGCGGTTGTTGCGGCACCACACCCGATCATATTCGAGTGATCAGAGAAGCGGTCGAGCAACACGCACCGCGCACGATTCCTGAATTGCCTGTTGAAGCGCGTTTAGCAGGCCTTGAGCCTATGAATATTGGCGCCGATACGCTATTTGTTAACGTGGGGGAACGTACCAATGTCACCGGCTCAGCCATCTTTAAACGCCTGATAAAAGAAGGCGATTACGAAACAGCATTGGATGTGGCTCGCCAGCAAGTAGAAAACGGCGCACAGATCATTGATATCAATATGGATGAAGGGATGCTGGATGCGGAAGCAGCCATGGTGCGCTTCCTGAATCTGATCGCTTCTGAGCCTGATATCTCGCGTGTGCCTATTATGATCGACTCCTCCAAATGGGAGGTACTCGAAGCAGGTCTTAAGTGCATTCAGGGTAAAGGTGTCGTCAACTCCATCTCCATGAAAGAAGGTGTTGAGAAATTTAAAGAACAGGCTAAGTTAGTTAGACGTTACGGTGCAGCCGTTATCGTTATGGCATTTGATGAAGTAGGCCAGGCTGACACCTGCGCTCGTAAGATCGAGATCTGTGAAAAATCCTACCGTATTTTAGTGGATGAAGTAGGCTTCCCACCTGAAGATATTATTTTCGACCCTAATATATTCGCAGTAGCAACCGGCATCGAAGAGCATAACAACTACGCTGTCGACTTTATCGAAGCAACCGGCTGGATCAAGAAAAACCTGCCTTATGCGAAGATTTCTGGCGGTGTCTCTAACGTATCCTTCTCTTTCCGGGGCAACAACCCAGTCCGTGAAGCGATTCATTGCGTCTTTCTTTATCATGCTATTCAACAAGGCATGGATATGGGTATCGTCAACGCAGGCCAGCTGGCAATCTACGATGACCTGCCCGAAGAGCTTCGCGAGCTGGTTGAAGATGTCGTACAAAATCGCCGCGATGACGCGACAGAACGACTCTTAGAGGTTGCCGAAAAATACCGAGGTGATGGTAGCGCTCAAGAAGCACCCGAAGCACAAGAGTGGCGCAGCTGGGAGGTTAACCGGCGACTGGCCCACGCTTTAGTTAAAGGTATCACTGAGTTTATCGATGACGATGTAGAAGAAGCCCGCCAAACCTTCGAGCGCCCAATTCAGGTTATCGAGGGGCCATTGATGGATGGTATGGGCATCGTCGGCGACCTATTCGGCTCTGGCAAAATGTTCCTGCCTCAAGTGGTAAAATCTGCTCGTGTTATGAAAAAAGCGGTCGCCTATTTAATGCCTTTTATTGAGGCTGAAAAAACCGGTAATGAATCCAGCTCTGCTGGCAAAGTCGTGATGGCAACCGTTAAAGGTGATGTACACGATATCGGTAAGAATATTGTTGGCGTAGTCCTCCAGTGCAACAACTTCGAAATCATTGATCTGGGTGTGATGGTTTCGGCGGAGAAAATCCTCACCACCGCCCGGGAAGAGAATGCCGACCTGATCGGTCTCTCTGGCCTTATCACTCCCTCACTTGATGAGATGGTACACGTTGCCAAAGAGATGGAGCGCCAAGGCTTTAATATTCCCCTGATGATTGGCGGTGCAACAACCTCAAAAGCCCATACAGCTGTGAAGATCGACCCCGCCTACAAGCGCGACCAAGTAGTCCATGTGACTAACGCATCTCGTGCTGTTGGTGTTGCATCCACCCTGCTTTCAAAAGAAAGAAAAGCCAATTATGTCAAAGAGATACAAGACGAATATAAAGCAGTGCGAGAACGACATTTAGCGCGCCAAAATGAGAAACGCCGTGTTTCACTGGATGCCGCTAGAGCTAACAAATATCAAATTGACTGGGACAACTATACGCCGCCTGCGCCTAAGCAATTAGGTATTCATGTGATTGACGACCTAGATCTAAATATCCTGCGTGACTACATTGACTGGAGCCCGTTCTTCCACTCATGGGAGCTAGCGGGCCGCTACCCACGCATCCTTACCGATGAAGTGATTGGTGAAGAAGCCACTAAGCTATTCGCTGATGCTCAAGTCATGCTAGATGATCTCATTAACAACAAGAAACTCAAAGCAAAAGCCGTATACGGGCTATTCCCTGCTAATAGCGTGAGGGATGACGATATAGAGCTTTATACCGACGATACCCGCAGTGAAGTACTGATGACGCTCCACCACCTTCGCCAGCAAACAGAAAAGATCGCCGGTAAAGCCCACATGTGTCTGACGGACTTTATTGCACCAAAATCCAGCGGCAAAGCCGATTACTACGGTGCATTTGCTGTCACTGCCGGCATCGGCGTTGATGAACTGGTGGCGGTTTATGATGCAGACCATGACGACTATCACAGCATTATGGTCAAAGCATTAGCAGACCGCTTAGCTGAAGCGTTCGCTGAATATCTGCACGCTGTCGTGCGTAAGGAAACCTGGGGCTACGCAGCAGATGAAACCTTAGATAACGAAGCGCTGATTCGAGAAAAATACCAAGGTATACGCCCCGCTCCAGGCTACCCAGCTTGTCCCGACCACACAGAGAAAGGCTTGCTATGGAAGCTACTGGATGTGGAAAATCGCGTAGGTATTACTATTACAGAATCCTACGCCATGCTACCTACAGCCGCTGTCAGTGGCTGGTATTTTAGCCACCCAGAGTCTCAATATTTCGGGGTAGCCAAAATCAGCGAAGACCAAGTAGAAAGCTACGCCAAACGCACTGGCATGGAGATGCAAGTCGCCGAGCGCTGGTTAGCGCCTAATCTGGGATATGAACCAGAAGAAGGATAA
- the panD gene encoding aspartate 1-decarboxylase: MLQTFLKAKLHRVTVTHAELHYEGSCAIDSVLLEKSGIREYEMIHIYNINNGERFTTYAISAEANSGIISVNGAAAHRASKGDLLIIAAYVQLDEQEVNDHQPTLCYFENAKADGGAGATDDELHTRNVLTGIKNAIPVQEDNR; this comes from the coding sequence ATGCTGCAAACATTTCTTAAAGCAAAGTTGCACCGTGTGACGGTGACGCACGCTGAACTTCATTATGAAGGCTCTTGCGCGATTGATAGCGTATTACTGGAAAAATCTGGTATTCGTGAATATGAGATGATTCACATCTACAACATTAACAATGGCGAGCGCTTTACGACCTATGCTATCAGTGCAGAAGCTAATAGCGGGATTATCTCGGTTAATGGGGCGGCAGCTCACAGGGCCAGCAAAGGTGATCTATTAATCATTGCTGCTTATGTACAGTTAGATGAGCAAGAGGTGAATGATCATCAGCCGACACTGTGCTATTTCGAAAACGCTAAAGCGGATGGTGGTGCGGGTGCCACGGACGATGAGCTACATACGCGCAATGTGCTGACAGGTATAAAGAATGCCATACCGGTACAAGAAGATAATCGTTAA
- a CDS encoding 3-hydroxybutyrate oligomer hydrolase family protein, whose product MQFSKPWIYMGVPITGALLILGGCNNSKNSNTNPPATIPFKLGEVISNSYDGVSDGLLAALGLSGIQGTAPSYADPMNPTKEELRRHTLFLNYTALVDKTDAGGFGRIYGPMDDTTFAGKEYLAFVGEGLNRATLMVQIPDSFNPKAPCIVAAASSGSRGVYGAVATSGSWGLEKGCAIAYTDANKGTGAVDLSQKKGFGLQMEPLDLSSEAELSFRVPTQSNVSSPSEEYAGVALPTAVQVDEFIASNPNRYAFKHAHSQKNIEKDWGLHTLQAIKFAFQQLNENYVEAIMPDNTLVIAASVSNGGAASLRAAEQDSESLIDAVVVGEPNINPKPATEPFSIKMGDSVVMDHSKPAYEYFALAELYAACASKAPENAGALFAELRGSVEPRCDALVAAGLLTDGTYEEEGTQAQAKLNAAGFLPESNKLLVGYAGIDLFQSLLATYGNAYTRSSVVDSLCHVSMAHVPTGTLTPGTNDTVATLSATSNGIPRTSNIYLIKDDAMGGPTLQILASSNNGTADYNAEGALCWYDLYMNAANPLHARLKQGIEEVKANGDLQGKPTIIVHGRSDALIPVNHSSRPYYVLNQQKEGADSKLRYYEVKNSQHLDSLNQLYASVGMNYVPIDYYFKQAMDLMYEHLTNGTILPPSQVVNAHAPVGNLQQADLPDINVLAPDLITIEDGNLVVPE is encoded by the coding sequence ATGCAATTCTCAAAACCATGGATATATATGGGTGTGCCCATTACCGGTGCTTTACTTATATTGGGTGGCTGTAATAACAGCAAAAACAGCAATACCAACCCTCCTGCAACCATACCGTTCAAGCTGGGTGAGGTTATCTCCAACAGTTACGATGGCGTAAGTGATGGGCTCTTGGCTGCGTTGGGGCTGAGCGGTATTCAAGGCACCGCACCCTCCTATGCTGATCCTATGAACCCAACAAAAGAAGAACTACGCCGTCATACGCTTTTCCTCAACTATACGGCGTTGGTTGATAAGACCGATGCCGGAGGATTTGGGCGTATTTATGGCCCTATGGATGATACTACCTTTGCTGGAAAGGAGTATTTGGCCTTTGTTGGCGAAGGGCTTAATCGCGCAACGTTAATGGTGCAAATTCCTGATAGTTTCAACCCCAAAGCGCCCTGTATTGTAGCTGCGGCCTCTTCGGGTTCTCGTGGCGTTTATGGTGCAGTGGCAACCTCTGGAAGTTGGGGGTTAGAAAAAGGCTGTGCTATCGCTTATACCGATGCTAATAAAGGCACGGGGGCTGTTGATCTGAGCCAGAAAAAAGGCTTTGGCTTGCAAATGGAACCGCTTGATTTGAGTAGTGAAGCGGAATTGAGCTTTCGTGTGCCAACGCAATCTAATGTGAGTAGCCCTAGTGAGGAATATGCCGGTGTGGCTTTGCCAACCGCTGTACAGGTAGATGAGTTTATTGCATCGAATCCAAATCGGTATGCGTTTAAACATGCGCATTCCCAGAAGAACATAGAAAAGGATTGGGGACTTCACACATTACAAGCGATTAAGTTTGCGTTTCAGCAACTCAATGAAAATTATGTTGAAGCGATCATGCCAGACAACACGCTTGTAATCGCTGCCAGCGTATCGAATGGGGGTGCTGCCTCCCTTAGGGCCGCAGAGCAAGATAGTGAATCCTTGATCGACGCCGTTGTCGTTGGGGAGCCTAATATCAACCCGAAGCCTGCTACTGAGCCTTTTAGTATTAAAATGGGCGACTCTGTTGTGATGGATCACAGTAAACCAGCCTATGAGTACTTTGCATTGGCAGAGCTATACGCTGCTTGTGCAAGCAAGGCACCGGAGAATGCAGGAGCGCTCTTTGCTGAACTTCGTGGTAGCGTTGAACCTCGCTGTGATGCACTAGTTGCTGCGGGGTTATTGACAGATGGCACCTACGAAGAGGAGGGCACACAAGCCCAAGCCAAACTTAATGCAGCAGGCTTTCTGCCAGAATCAAACAAACTACTGGTCGGTTATGCAGGCATCGATCTGTTCCAGTCATTACTGGCTACCTATGGTAATGCCTATACGAGAAGCTCTGTTGTCGATAGCTTATGTCATGTCAGCATGGCTCACGTACCAACTGGGACGCTTACACCGGGGACTAATGATACAGTGGCAACACTATCTGCGACCAGTAATGGTATTCCCAGAACCTCCAATATCTATCTAATAAAAGATGACGCAATGGGAGGGCCTACGCTTCAAATACTCGCTAGCTCAAACAATGGAACCGCAGACTACAACGCTGAAGGCGCGCTGTGTTGGTACGACCTCTATATGAACGCCGCAAATCCACTACATGCACGTTTGAAACAAGGTATAGAGGAAGTTAAGGCAAACGGTGATCTGCAAGGTAAGCCAACCATTATTGTTCATGGACGCAGCGATGCACTCATACCGGTGAATCACTCATCTCGCCCATACTATGTGCTCAATCAGCAAAAAGAGGGGGCTGATAGCAAGCTTCGCTACTATGAGGTAAAAAACTCTCAACATTTGGATTCATTGAACCAACTCTATGCAAGCGTAGGAATGAACTATGTACCGATCGATTACTACTTTAAACAAGCCATGGATCTGATGTACGAGCATCTAACTAATGGTACGATTTTACCCCCTAGTCAAGTCGTCAATGCACACGCGCCCGTAGGTAACTTACAGCAAGCAGATCTGCCCGATATTAATGTTTTGGCACCTGATCTCATTACGATAGAGGATGGCAACTTAGTCGTGCCGGAATAA
- a CDS encoding 1-pyrroline-5-carboxylate dehydrogenase: MIKQIFSVDLYIRIYANKYIIRDITNPAAPEQTFESPDAFTTERLLVGRFSVGESVLKNAIKVFCSKKWLTPSPRVLIQPMDMTEGGLSEVEDRLFRELALGAGARKVVIWVGKELSVIEAQEKLDTKG, from the coding sequence ATGATCAAACAGATTTTCTCGGTAGATCTATATATAAGAATCTACGCGAACAAATATATTATTCGTGACATAACTAACCCCGCTGCACCTGAGCAAACCTTCGAGTCGCCAGACGCCTTTACAACAGAGCGCTTATTAGTGGGCCGATTCTCTGTTGGTGAGAGCGTGCTCAAAAACGCTATTAAAGTATTTTGTTCAAAAAAATGGTTAACACCATCCCCCCGTGTGCTAATTCAGCCGATGGATATGACAGAAGGGGGATTAAGTGAGGTAGAAGATAGGCTTTTTAGAGAGTTGGCGCTTGGTGCTGGCGCTCGCAAAGTTGTCATTTGGGTAGGGAAGGAACTTTCAGTCATCGAGGCGCAAGAAAAGCTCGATACTAAAGGCTAA
- a CDS encoding glutaredoxin family protein, whose translation MKFKAITTILLLASLHAQAEIYKWTDANGRVHYSDRKPATTAAETFKVNTFTQTGVKLERSSNAYAVSSASSPKAVSDEKVVMYSTSWCGYCKKARAYFKKNNIAFVEYDIEKDARAKSQYDKLNGKGVPVILVGEKRMNGFNESGFERIYQNKS comes from the coding sequence ATGAAGTTCAAAGCTATTACCACCATACTCCTGCTTGCATCTTTACATGCTCAGGCAGAGATCTACAAATGGACAGATGCCAACGGGCGTGTTCACTACAGTGACCGTAAACCTGCAACAACGGCTGCAGAAACATTCAAAGTTAATACCTTCACTCAAACAGGCGTTAAGCTTGAGAGATCAAGCAATGCGTATGCAGTTTCATCAGCGTCTAGCCCTAAAGCTGTGTCTGATGAAAAAGTCGTCATGTACTCTACCTCGTGGTGTGGTTACTGCAAAAAAGCCCGTGCATACTTTAAAAAGAACAATATCGCTTTTGTTGAATACGATATTGAAAAAGACGCTCGTGCAAAATCCCAGTATGACAAGCTTAATGGAAAAGGTGTTCCCGTTATCCTAGTGGGCGAGAAACGAATGAATGGCTTTAACGAGTCAGGATTTGAGCGGATCTATCAGAATAAATCTTAA
- a CDS encoding cupin, producing MEIIRSKQFLAERAWGARDIANMNGVTTRLHWTDQPYKWHINDGEEVFAVLDGKVEMFYRQNGQAFSEILETGDIFYACVGTEHVAHPIGEARILVIEKEGSV from the coding sequence ATGGAAATTATCAGATCTAAACAGTTTCTGGCGGAGCGAGCCTGGGGAGCTAGAGATATCGCTAACATGAATGGTGTGACCACTCGCCTCCACTGGACGGATCAGCCCTACAAATGGCATATCAATGATGGAGAAGAAGTATTTGCTGTACTAGACGGTAAAGTGGAAATGTTCTATCGACAGAATGGACAGGCATTCTCAGAAATACTAGAAACGGGAGATATTTTCTACGCTTGTGTAGGTACTGAGCATGTGGCGCATCCAATAGGAGAGGCACGAATTCTCGTTATAGAGAAAGAAGGCAGTGTCTAA
- a CDS encoding serine hydrolase domain-containing protein, whose product MFNMRTLWCNLAVALSLTTTGAWAETNTMEEKLQAAYALGELSGLHSVLVMRDGKVLSEAYFTGEDQRWGDPLGEVKHGPDTLHDLRSVTKSVVGLLYGIALAEGIVPSIDEPLLAQFPEYPDLAEDPDRRAILIRHALSMKMGTQWNEDLPYSDPKNSEIAMEMAKDRYRFVLDRPMVNTPGDWWTYNGGATAIIGRLISKGAGIPLDEYANQKLFKPLGISRYEWVGGRDGEPSAASGLRLTTHDLAKIGQLVANKGLLNGQQIAPTSWIEAMLTPSATLDGLRYGFQWWLAPDNLPPTWVAGFGNGGQRLTVAPQSRTVVVSFAGRYNEHDAWKLPLKVILEFVNPFLKAEKECSQ is encoded by the coding sequence ATGTTTAATATGCGAACACTCTGGTGCAACCTTGCTGTCGCGTTGAGTTTAACGACAACGGGCGCCTGGGCAGAGACTAATACCATGGAAGAAAAATTACAGGCTGCGTATGCATTAGGTGAATTATCAGGTCTGCATAGTGTTTTAGTTATGCGGGATGGCAAAGTACTCAGTGAAGCCTATTTTACGGGTGAAGATCAGCGCTGGGGCGATCCACTAGGTGAAGTAAAGCATGGCCCTGATACGTTGCATGATTTACGTTCCGTCACTAAGAGTGTTGTAGGCCTGTTGTACGGCATTGCCCTTGCCGAAGGGATAGTCCCTTCGATAGATGAGCCATTACTTGCACAGTTTCCAGAGTATCCTGATCTTGCTGAAGACCCTGATAGGCGCGCGATTTTAATTCGCCATGCCTTGTCGATGAAAATGGGGACGCAGTGGAATGAAGACTTACCCTACAGCGACCCAAAGAATAGCGAGATAGCAATGGAAATGGCTAAGGATCGCTATCGCTTTGTATTAGATCGGCCCATGGTTAATACGCCTGGAGACTGGTGGACCTATAATGGTGGCGCAACCGCGATTATCGGCCGCTTAATATCGAAGGGTGCAGGAATACCTTTGGATGAATATGCGAATCAGAAGCTGTTTAAACCTTTAGGCATTAGCCGTTATGAATGGGTCGGTGGACGGGATGGAGAACCATCCGCCGCTTCAGGTTTACGGCTAACCACCCATGATTTAGCAAAAATTGGACAGCTTGTAGCGAATAAAGGGCTGCTTAATGGGCAGCAAATCGCTCCGACAAGCTGGATTGAAGCGATGCTAACCCCCAGCGCAACTTTAGATGGCTTGCGTTATGGCTTTCAGTGGTGGCTAGCGCCCGACAACTTACCACCGACTTGGGTAGCCGGATTCGGTAATGGCGGACAACGCCTGACGGTTGCTCCTCAGAGTCGTACCGTTGTTGTCAGCTTTGCGGGTCGCTATAACGAGCATGATGCATGGAAGCTACCGTTAAAAGTTATTCTGGAATTTGTAAATCCATTTCTTAAGGCTGAAAAAGAATGCAGTCAATAG